Proteins from a single region of Amycolatopsis sp. CA-230715:
- a CDS encoding RNA polymerase sigma factor, producing MSAGRRRPGSRRDRGGAVLSGTIDAVWKRESARIIGGLTRMVHDVGLAEELAQDALVTALERWPSSGVPDNPGAWLMTIAKRRAVDHLRRADRLGRKHEQLARESSAELTPDSGDALRLVFLSCHPALPTAARIALTLRFVGGLTSGEVARAFLVTETVVSQRIAAAKRTLADEDARFEMPGDDELAERLSSVLEVVYLIFNEGYSATSGEDLMRPDLCLEAIRLARLLAELAPGEAEVHGLVALLEIQSSRAAARTGPSGEPVPLHDQNRGRWDQLLIRRGFTAMLRARAAGGPPGPYVLQAAIAVCHAQASSAEDTDWARIAGLYEALAVLRPTPVVRLNHAVAVGRAAGPRAGLDLTDPLLDEPALRDYHLLPSVRGDLLAKLGRAEEARREFERAAALTGNAAERAFLRRRASELAEVIAPVRTLGPAAEEFLAREDLDPATVRSYGQTLRRLRRSLGDRLPLESVTAAAVARVFRTAWGGAAAATWNRHRSAIRSFGAWASLGDLAVDLDRRTGNRTAAESIGPATLEALWNAPSLPLRERTFWVLLHESGASARAVLSLNVEDLDLDGREAHAGGDRVSWRAGTADLLPSLIAGRASGPVFLTDRRPGPARMPPRADLCPTTGRRRLSYERAEHLFKQATKPLDPSGAGFTLRGLRSRG from the coding sequence GTGAGTGCGGGACGGCGGCGCCCCGGTTCCCGCCGGGACCGGGGCGGTGCCGTCCTGTCCGGCACGATCGACGCGGTCTGGAAGCGCGAGTCGGCCAGGATCATCGGCGGGCTGACCCGGATGGTCCACGACGTCGGCCTCGCCGAGGAACTGGCCCAGGACGCGCTCGTCACCGCGCTCGAACGATGGCCGTCGTCCGGCGTCCCGGACAATCCCGGCGCGTGGCTGATGACGATCGCGAAGCGGCGCGCGGTCGACCACCTCCGCCGCGCGGACCGCCTCGGTCGCAAGCACGAGCAGCTCGCCAGGGAGTCCAGCGCCGAACTCACCCCGGATTCCGGCGACGCGCTGCGCCTGGTGTTCCTGTCCTGCCACCCCGCGCTGCCGACCGCGGCACGGATCGCGCTGACGCTGCGGTTCGTCGGCGGGCTGACCTCCGGCGAGGTCGCGCGGGCATTCCTCGTCACCGAAACCGTTGTCTCGCAACGGATCGCGGCCGCGAAGCGGACACTGGCCGACGAAGACGCCCGGTTCGAGATGCCCGGTGACGACGAACTCGCGGAGCGCCTTTCGTCGGTGCTCGAAGTCGTCTACCTGATCTTCAACGAGGGGTACTCGGCGACTTCGGGCGAGGACCTGATGCGACCGGACCTCTGCCTCGAAGCGATCCGCCTCGCCAGGCTGCTGGCCGAACTCGCACCGGGCGAGGCCGAGGTGCACGGGCTGGTCGCGCTGCTGGAGATCCAGTCGTCCCGCGCGGCCGCGCGGACCGGGCCGTCGGGGGAACCGGTTCCGCTCCACGACCAGAACCGCGGCCGGTGGGACCAGCTCCTCATCCGCCGCGGGTTCACCGCGATGCTGCGCGCGCGTGCGGCGGGCGGCCCACCGGGACCGTACGTGCTGCAGGCGGCGATCGCCGTGTGCCACGCGCAGGCGAGCAGCGCCGAGGACACCGACTGGGCACGGATCGCGGGGCTGTACGAAGCGCTGGCCGTGCTGCGGCCGACGCCGGTCGTGCGGCTGAACCACGCCGTCGCGGTCGGGCGGGCCGCCGGGCCGCGGGCTGGGCTCGACCTCACCGATCCCTTGCTCGACGAACCGGCCCTGCGGGATTACCACCTGCTGCCGAGCGTCCGGGGTGATCTGCTGGCCAAGCTGGGACGAGCCGAAGAGGCCAGGCGGGAGTTCGAGCGGGCGGCCGCGCTGACCGGAAACGCCGCCGAACGGGCGTTCCTGCGCCGCCGCGCGAGCGAACTGGCCGAGGTGATCGCGCCGGTGCGCACCCTCGGCCCGGCGGCCGAGGAATTCCTGGCCCGCGAGGACCTCGATCCCGCGACTGTCCGCTCGTACGGGCAGACGCTGCGCCGCCTGCGGCGGTCGCTCGGGGACCGGCTGCCGCTGGAATCCGTGACCGCGGCGGCGGTGGCGCGGGTGTTCCGCACCGCGTGGGGCGGCGCGGCGGCGGCCACCTGGAACCGGCACCGCTCGGCGATCCGGTCCTTCGGCGCGTGGGCCTCGCTCGGTGATCTCGCCGTCGATCTTGATCGGCGAACCGGAAACCGCACCGCCGCCGAGTCGATCGGCCCCGCCACGCTCGAAGCCCTCTGGAACGCGCCTTCCCTGCCGCTGCGGGAGCGGACGTTCTGGGTGCTCCTGCACGAATCCGGGGCCAGTGCGCGAGCGGTGCTGTCGCTCAACGTCGAAGATCTGGACCTCGACGGCCGGGAGGCACACGCGGGCGGCGACCGGGTGAGCTGGCGTGCGGGAACGGCGGACCTGCTGCCCTCGCTGATCGCGGGCCGGGCCAGCGGGCCGGTGTTCCTCACCGACCGGCGGCCAGGACCGGCCCGGATGCCGCCGCGGGCGGACCTGTGCCCGACGACCGGCAGGCGAAGACTGTCCTACGAGCGCGCCGAACACCTGTTCAAGCAGGCGACGAAACCGCTGGACCCGAGCGGTGCCGGGTTCACGCTGCGCGGGCTCAGGTCTCGCGGATGA
- a CDS encoding alpha/beta fold hydrolase, with protein MSDEPRHSQVALRNGSVHVAELGDPHSPACLFLHGWPESWRAWLDVLRLASARFRAVAIDLPGIGGSTGGGGRKRELAATVHELITAMGLTEVTLVGHDAGGMVAYACLRRCQGLARVVVMNTVIPGVAPWETVLANPHIWHFGLHAVPALPETLVRGREAAYFDYFYDILSADPARITREARAAHVDAYRAEGALTAGFDLYRAFGQDAEDNAAVSRVDTPLRYLRGAHEHGDIAAYAAGFRAAGIANLTTGTIPGAGHFAPEEAPEAVWHLIDEFIRET; from the coding sequence ATGTCCGATGAACCGCGTCATTCCCAGGTGGCCCTTCGAAACGGGTCGGTGCACGTCGCCGAGCTGGGGGATCCGCACTCGCCTGCTTGTCTGTTCCTGCACGGCTGGCCAGAGTCGTGGCGCGCTTGGCTCGACGTGCTGCGGCTCGCGTCGGCGCGGTTCCGAGCCGTCGCCATCGACCTGCCCGGGATCGGCGGGTCGACGGGCGGGGGCGGCCGCAAGCGCGAACTGGCCGCGACGGTGCACGAGTTGATCACGGCGATGGGGCTGACCGAGGTGACCCTGGTCGGCCACGACGCGGGCGGCATGGTGGCCTACGCCTGCCTGCGGCGGTGCCAGGGGCTCGCGCGCGTGGTCGTGATGAACACCGTGATCCCCGGGGTCGCGCCGTGGGAAACCGTGCTGGCGAACCCGCACATCTGGCACTTCGGCCTGCACGCGGTGCCCGCGCTTCCCGAAACGCTGGTGCGGGGCCGCGAAGCGGCGTACTTCGACTACTTCTACGACATCCTGTCCGCCGATCCCGCCCGCATCACGCGGGAAGCGCGCGCCGCCCACGTCGACGCCTATCGGGCGGAAGGCGCGCTGACGGCGGGATTCGATCTCTACCGCGCCTTCGGGCAGGACGCGGAGGACAACGCCGCAGTGTCGCGTGTGGACACTCCGCTGCGGTACCTGCGCGGCGCCCACGAGCACGGTGACATCGCCGCCTACGCCGCCGGGTTCCGCGCCGCCGGGATCGCGAACCTCACCACCGGCACCATTCCCGGTGCCGGGCACTTCGCGCCGGAGGAGGCGCCGGAGGCCGTCTGGCACCTGATCGACGAGTTCATCCGCGAGACCTGA
- a CDS encoding polysaccharide deacetylase family protein translates to MVRLFRSRRARKWAIGVAAALVLVLVAGFVLLRVASSRTFQFFGEIVDRVDTADRVVALTFDDGPDPAGTQSLLDTLAARGVPATFFLIGRELATHPELGRAIAGAGHEIGNHSFSHERMIGVTPAWVADEVEATDALIRATGYRGEIQFRPPNGKKLFALPHYLAEHQRKTITWDVEPNSDPEVDRSAAAIARYTAEHVRPGSIVVLHAMYASREQTRAALGPMIDQLRQNGYRFVTVSQLLAEGRR, encoded by the coding sequence ATGGTTCGACTGTTCAGATCGCGGCGCGCCCGGAAGTGGGCGATCGGGGTGGCGGCCGCCCTCGTGCTGGTGCTGGTTGCCGGTTTCGTGCTGCTGCGCGTGGCCAGTTCGCGCACCTTCCAGTTCTTCGGCGAGATCGTCGACCGGGTCGACACCGCGGACCGGGTGGTCGCGCTGACCTTCGACGACGGGCCGGATCCCGCGGGCACACAGTCCCTTTTGGACACTCTCGCGGCACGCGGTGTGCCCGCGACGTTCTTCCTGATCGGCAGGGAACTGGCCACGCACCCGGAGCTGGGACGCGCGATCGCCGGTGCCGGGCACGAGATCGGCAACCACAGCTTTTCCCACGAGCGGATGATCGGGGTGACGCCCGCCTGGGTCGCCGACGAGGTCGAGGCGACCGACGCGCTGATCCGCGCGACCGGGTACCGGGGCGAGATCCAGTTCCGCCCGCCGAACGGCAAGAAGCTGTTCGCCCTGCCGCACTACCTCGCCGAACATCAGCGGAAGACGATCACCTGGGACGTCGAACCGAACTCCGACCCCGAGGTGGATCGCAGCGCCGCCGCGATCGCGCGCTACACCGCCGAGCACGTGCGACCGGGGTCGATCGTGGTCCTGCACGCGATGTACGCGTCGCGGGAGCAGACCAGGGCCGCGCTCGGGCCGATGATCGACCAGCTCCGGCAGAACGGCTACCGGTTCGTGACCGTTTCGCAGCTGCTGGCGGAAGGCCGTCGGTGA
- a CDS encoding vitamin B12-dependent ribonucleotide reductase has product MSETTSAKAGRKSRGGLTVQRVFTTDGVHPYDEVKWEQRDVVMTNWRDGTVNFEQRGVEFPEFWSVNATNIVTSKYFRGAVGTPQRETGLKQLIDRVVKTYVKAGTKHGYFASPKDAEVFEHELTWMLLHQVFSFNSPVWFNVGTTSKQQVSACFILAVDDTMESILNWYREEGLIFKGGSGAGLNLSRIRSSKELLSSGGTASGPVSFMRGADASAGTIKSGGATRRAAKMVVLDVDHPDVEEFVQTKAREEEKIKVLRDAGFDMDLSGADISSVQYQNANNSIRVSDEFMRAVEASGDFGLRARLTGEVIENVDAKKLFRSISTAAWECADPGLQYDGTINDWHTCPETGRITASNPCSEYMHLDNSSCNLASLNLMKFVGDDGTFDAPLFAKAVEFVITAMDISICFADFPTEAIGDTTRKFRQLGIGYANLGAMLMALGHAYDSEGGRALAASITSLMTGVSYRRSAELAAVVGPYEGYARNAEAHQRVMRKHAAANELVRTHHGNDAAVRSLATEEWRRGIEIGEASGWRNAQASVLAPTGCLTGDSLVTTDRGLARLSELGELYGDQWQDIDLTVSTDEGPRRATKFFVNGEEPTRRIVTEGGYRIQGTLAHRVKVVDAGTGAWTWKRLADVQQGDVAPIQMDRLVGEPRRVPLPVLDQAYYAGDRGTRVPDVVDEDLAELVGYFMGDGSLHAKGIRLCVADTDLDVVARLNVLSKELFGLEPVVSARKGYQEVALQSVRLARWWQAAGFAKDLPGHDHSGKGWTPRVPAAIRETNDCAVYAAFLRGLFEADGTVVDGVPSLSTASELFADDIRGMLLPLRLATTTRETTSGWGGAQYQVRLRNVDHALTFDEVIGFISGRKSRLVADLEPARSAKRDHVYLPRAVWDELVPVSHPLRNAVVQSLRKTGGVARMTARRLLGETGDDRLAGALDYLFETVAANEDGGVQPTYDLSVPENVTYVANGFISHNTIGFMMDCDTTGIEPDFSLVKFKKLVGGGSMQIVNQTVPRALTSLGYQNEQVEAIVEYVAEHGHVVDAPGLRPEHYEVFDCAVGDRAIAPMGHVRMMAAVQPFLSGAISKTVNMPESATVEEVEEIYFQGWKLGLKALAIYRDNCKVGQPLSTAKKDKAAAEPETVVEYRPIRKRLPKKRPSQTVSFTVGGAEGYLHAGSYPDDGLGEVFIKLGKQGSTLAGVMDAFSMSISVGLQYGIPLEFYITKFSNLRFEPAGMTDDPDIRIATSVLDYLFRRLALDYLPYEKRSQLGIFTADERSAQTEATYGSSSDESDGVDLEALRTSVDATSTRGTESPEEPAREAHSTAELMELRLGKAADAPLCMTCGTKMRPAGSCYACEGCGATSGCS; this is encoded by the coding sequence ATGTCCGAAACCACGAGTGCGAAGGCGGGCCGGAAGAGCAGGGGAGGCCTGACCGTCCAGCGCGTGTTCACCACCGACGGCGTACACCCGTACGACGAGGTGAAGTGGGAACAGCGCGACGTGGTGATGACCAACTGGCGTGACGGCACGGTCAACTTCGAGCAGCGCGGCGTCGAGTTCCCCGAGTTCTGGTCGGTCAACGCGACGAATATCGTCACCAGCAAGTACTTCCGCGGCGCCGTCGGCACTCCGCAGCGCGAGACCGGGCTCAAGCAGCTCATCGACCGGGTGGTCAAGACCTACGTCAAGGCGGGCACCAAGCACGGGTACTTCGCGAGCCCGAAGGACGCCGAAGTGTTCGAGCACGAGCTGACCTGGATGCTGCTGCATCAGGTGTTCAGCTTCAACTCGCCGGTCTGGTTCAACGTCGGGACCACGTCGAAGCAGCAGGTTTCCGCGTGCTTCATCCTCGCCGTCGACGACACGATGGAGTCGATCCTCAACTGGTACCGCGAGGAAGGGCTCATCTTCAAGGGCGGTTCCGGCGCGGGCCTGAACCTGTCGCGGATCCGGTCGTCGAAGGAACTGCTGTCCTCGGGCGGCACCGCGTCCGGCCCGGTGTCGTTCATGCGCGGCGCCGACGCCTCCGCCGGCACCATCAAGTCCGGTGGCGCCACCCGCCGCGCCGCCAAGATGGTCGTGCTCGACGTCGACCACCCCGACGTCGAAGAGTTCGTGCAGACCAAGGCGCGCGAGGAAGAGAAGATCAAGGTCCTGCGCGACGCCGGGTTCGACATGGACCTCTCCGGCGCGGACATCAGCTCCGTGCAGTACCAGAACGCGAACAACTCGATCCGGGTGTCCGACGAGTTCATGCGGGCGGTCGAGGCTTCCGGCGACTTCGGCCTGCGCGCGAGGCTCACCGGTGAGGTGATCGAGAACGTCGACGCGAAGAAGCTGTTCCGGTCGATCTCCACCGCGGCATGGGAATGCGCCGACCCTGGCCTGCAGTACGACGGCACCATCAACGACTGGCACACCTGCCCCGAAACGGGCCGGATCACCGCGTCCAACCCGTGCAGCGAGTACATGCACCTGGACAACTCCAGCTGCAACCTGGCCTCGCTGAACCTGATGAAGTTCGTCGGCGACGACGGCACCTTCGACGCGCCGCTGTTCGCGAAGGCCGTCGAATTCGTGATCACCGCGATGGACATCTCGATCTGCTTCGCCGACTTCCCGACCGAGGCGATCGGCGACACCACGCGCAAGTTCCGCCAGCTCGGCATCGGTTACGCCAACCTCGGCGCGATGCTGATGGCGCTCGGGCACGCGTACGACTCCGAAGGCGGGCGCGCGCTCGCGGCCTCGATCACCTCGCTGATGACCGGGGTGTCGTACCGGCGCTCGGCCGAGCTGGCCGCCGTCGTCGGCCCGTACGAGGGGTATGCGCGCAACGCCGAGGCGCACCAGCGCGTGATGCGCAAGCACGCGGCCGCGAACGAACTCGTCCGCACCCACCACGGCAACGACGCGGCGGTCCGCTCGCTGGCCACCGAGGAATGGCGACGCGGGATCGAGATCGGTGAAGCCAGCGGCTGGCGCAACGCGCAGGCCTCGGTGCTGGCGCCGACCGGGTGCCTCACGGGCGATTCCCTGGTGACAACGGATCGCGGGCTTGCCCGGTTGTCGGAACTGGGCGAGCTGTACGGGGATCAGTGGCAGGACATCGACTTGACCGTGTCGACCGACGAAGGCCCGAGGCGTGCCACCAAGTTCTTCGTCAACGGCGAGGAACCGACGCGGCGGATCGTCACCGAGGGCGGCTACCGGATCCAGGGCACGCTGGCACATCGGGTCAAGGTGGTGGACGCCGGAACCGGGGCCTGGACCTGGAAGCGGCTTGCCGACGTCCAGCAGGGCGACGTGGCACCGATCCAGATGGATCGCCTGGTAGGGGAGCCGCGACGCGTGCCCTTGCCCGTGCTCGACCAGGCGTACTACGCAGGGGACCGAGGCACTCGTGTCCCGGATGTCGTCGACGAGGACCTCGCCGAACTGGTCGGCTACTTCATGGGCGACGGCAGCTTGCACGCCAAGGGGATCCGGTTGTGCGTGGCGGACACGGACCTCGACGTCGTCGCGCGGCTGAACGTCCTGTCCAAAGAACTGTTCGGCCTTGAACCCGTTGTCTCAGCGCGAAAGGGCTATCAGGAGGTCGCGCTTCAGTCGGTCCGACTGGCACGGTGGTGGCAGGCCGCGGGCTTCGCCAAGGACCTGCCCGGCCACGATCATTCCGGCAAGGGATGGACGCCACGGGTGCCCGCGGCGATCCGGGAGACCAACGACTGCGCGGTCTACGCGGCCTTCCTCCGCGGCCTGTTCGAAGCCGACGGCACCGTGGTCGACGGCGTGCCGAGCTTGTCCACCGCGTCGGAGCTGTTCGCCGACGACATTCGCGGCATGTTGCTTCCCCTGAGGCTGGCTACGACCACACGCGAGACGACCAGCGGGTGGGGCGGCGCCCAGTACCAGGTCCGGCTGCGCAACGTCGACCACGCGTTGACCTTCGACGAGGTCATCGGCTTCATCAGCGGCCGCAAGTCGCGGTTGGTCGCGGACCTCGAGCCGGCGCGCTCGGCCAAACGGGATCACGTCTACCTTCCCCGCGCGGTGTGGGACGAACTGGTTCCTGTCTCGCACCCGCTGCGGAACGCGGTGGTCCAGTCGCTGCGCAAGACCGGCGGTGTCGCCCGGATGACCGCGCGCAGGCTGCTCGGCGAGACCGGGGACGACAGGCTGGCAGGCGCACTGGACTATCTGTTCGAAACCGTTGCCGCGAACGAGGACGGCGGTGTTCAGCCGACCTACGACCTTTCGGTGCCGGAGAACGTCACCTACGTCGCGAACGGCTTCATCAGCCACAACACCATCGGCTTCATGATGGACTGCGACACGACCGGGATCGAGCCGGACTTCTCCTTGGTGAAGTTCAAGAAGCTGGTCGGCGGCGGGTCGATGCAGATCGTCAACCAGACCGTGCCGCGGGCGCTGACCTCGCTCGGCTACCAGAACGAACAGGTCGAGGCGATCGTCGAGTACGTCGCCGAGCACGGGCACGTGGTCGACGCGCCCGGTCTGCGCCCCGAGCACTACGAGGTGTTCGACTGCGCGGTCGGCGATCGCGCGATCGCGCCGATGGGGCACGTACGGATGATGGCGGCGGTGCAGCCATTCCTGTCCGGTGCGATTTCGAAGACCGTCAACATGCCCGAGTCGGCGACCGTCGAAGAGGTCGAGGAGATCTACTTCCAGGGCTGGAAGCTCGGTCTGAAGGCGCTCGCGATCTACCGCGACAACTGCAAGGTCGGCCAGCCGCTGTCCACCGCGAAGAAGGACAAGGCGGCGGCGGAGCCGGAAACGGTCGTGGAGTACCGGCCGATCCGCAAGCGGCTGCCGAAGAAGCGCCCGAGCCAGACCGTGTCCTTCACCGTCGGCGGGGCCGAGGGCTACCTGCACGCCGGGTCGTACCCCGACGACGGGCTCGGCGAGGTGTTCATCAAGCTCGGCAAGCAGGGTTCGACGCTGGCCGGGGTGATGGACGCGTTCTCGATGTCGATCTCGGTCGGCCTGCAGTACGGGATCCCGCTGGAGTTCTACATCACGAAGTTCTCCAACCTGCGGTTCGAACCGGCCGGCATGACCGACGACCCGGACATCCGGATCGCCACCAGCGTGCTGGACTACCTGTTCCGCAGGCTCGCACTGGACTACCTGCCCTACGAAAAGCGTTCGCAGCTCGGCATCTTCACCGCGGACGAACGCTCGGCGCAGACCGAAGCGACCTACGGCTCGTCCTCCGACGAATCCGACGGCGTCGACCTGGAAGCGTTGCGCACCAGCGTGGACGCCACCAGCACGCGCGGCACCGAAAGCCCCGAAGAGCCCGCGCGCGAAGCCCACAGCACGGCCGAACTGATGGAACTGCGCCTCGGCAAGGCCGCCGACGCGCCGTTGTGCATGACCTGCGGCACGAAGATGCGTCCCGCCGGTTCCTGCTACGCGTGCGAAGGCTGCGGCGCCACCTCCGGCTGCAGCTGA